TAAAATCAATAAATTATATTAGGGGCTCTGTTCTGCTCAACATGTCAGAAAATTTTACTGCAGAAAAACAGAATGAGACATTACTCATACACAAGTAGCTGGACTTACAGTTAGTTTCATGTACATGGCTTCTGATGGCTGGAGGCGTATGACAAACTCATTTCTTCCCTGCTTCTTACCTTCAACATGTTAAATTTAGTTGTCATTAGATCTCAAATTATGACTTGGACATAAAGAAAGAACAACAAACAGAGCACACAAATATTGATAGCAAAAATGCATCAACAGGAGAGGCATTCAACAAGACACTAACCTAAAACGTGGCCAAAGAGTCATCTTAATCTTACACCCTAGCAAATCTACTACAAGTAACATGCCATGGTAGGGTAGGGCAAGCTTACAAAATATGATATATAGTGTAACTAAACTTTAGACAAGTAAAGCATTACATACTATGTTAGTGGACAGCCAAACACTCTTGTGTTGTTTATCCAGTTGTGTGTTTTCATGGATTTCTGTGCATGGACCAGTTTTGACTATTTTGTGTACTGTCAGTGGAACTTCACATAGTAGTTTCTTGTTTCAGATGTGGAGGTATCAAACTTATGGAAGTGCTCTTCTAGTTTTCTACTGCCTAGTCTGCCTAGATAATGTAAGGGCATTCATTCATATTTTGTAGTAGTATTGAAAACACTGGATTAGGTAGTGACTTTGTATGCACACAGAATTCAGTGCACCATGAATTAACTTCGGAGTACATACATTTAAAAATGTCACCGGGAACATCCTTGAACTGCACACGAATTTCTGCTTTTCTTGAGTTTAATGCTTTACCAGCTTTAAGAATGAAAGGAACACCTGTTGGATATGAATATTTGGGAGTTAATACCAAAACTGAAGATACTATAATCCAGAACAAAGGCATATCAAGTCAAAGAAGAAATGCTGGTTAAAAGACATACCTTCCCATCTTTCATTGTGTACCCTAAGTACAATAGATGCAAACGTTGGGGTATTAGAGTCATCTGGCACTGTAGGGTCATCCTTGTAGCCCTGATATTGTCCAAGGACTACCTCTTCGTCCTTTATCGGGTTCACGGATTGCAGAACCTGACATTAACAAAGGAAATTGATTTTGGTTAGGACTAACTAGAATGAAAAACATAAGATGTGTACTCTGATACACTAGTTTGTTGTAACTAACAGATCTGCACTATAGTAGTAGCGTGCGGAGGGTAGAGGGAGATAAGAACCTTGACTTTCTCATCTCTGATGTGCTCAGGCTTAAGAGATACAGGCTTTTCCATTGCAACCAAACAGAAAACCTGCAAAAGGTAGCAATAATTTATTAGTGGGCTGTTCAATGCCTAAGAACATTTGTACTCTACAAAGAGTTCTACAATAGTTTATTAGTTTATTAGTTAAGCCATATTTGATTCAGCATGAAAGCTGTGCCCGTCATTGTTAAATACAATGAAGCTGTGCTGAATATTTAATAATCTGCTGCCAAAAAATAGCCATGGAACTAGAGATAAGTTTACAAAAGTAGTAAAAAGCTAGTTGGATAAGCTGGAATATCATAATCCACAGCAATGGCAAACGCAGCCTTACATGTATACAAGTTATATAACATAAAGTGTTTATCTGTCTCAAATCAAGACAAAATACTAAAGCCCATGATAAAATGACGAAATAATATCGTATGGAATCTTATAGTTTTTACCTGCAACAAATGGTTCTGAATGATATCACGGATGATTCTGCAGTAACAAGAGGGAGGTTAGGTACTTCTATGCTAAATAATGAAGATATGCAAGTAAAATCCCAATAGTTAAGGATGATATAAGCATACTGAATTTTACTACAATTCAGTAATGAGTGATTTGGTTGCTGTAAAATTATAATCTAATAACTTACAATGTTGAACTCtacaaaattctaaaataaagCCAAATACACCATTCTCACTTTCAAATACAAAAATGAACATGTTGATCAATAAGGACCAACTAGGAATCTAGGACCTGTGACATATCTAAAATATGTAAACCTTGCTTACCAGATATTTTACGAGGTCAATATGCTTATAAGGGCATGATTTCATATTATGGAACaaagggtacaattttgtattagaCAACTTATTAATAAAATGTGATGTTTCTACTTACCCATATTGATCAAAATATCCTCCACGTCCATCAGTTCCGAAGTCCTCCCTGAATACAATCTGTAATATTGGATACGTTACAGACTGAAGCTATTATTAAATTCCTACTTTGTAGCTGCCGCACAACTTCTTGTTTATGTGGGGGTCATGAATGTCAGTTCAAttcaaaaagataaaataaattatAAGCAGGAAAATCTTATGCAATAACCCACATAAAATACATTCATACATGGTGCAGTAACTGCAGGTTATGCATTTCTTGCGTAAGCAATTGTAACTTTGTAAATTACCTACTTCTAACTCCTAAGTGCTAACAAGACAACGTAAAACAAGCATACCTGTATATTATCAACATTGTCACGGTTCCAAAGTGGTAAGAACAAACGGTTCGCAAAACGAAGCACAAGCTGTGAAATGTTATTAGTTCAAAACGAATTAGCCCAATGCTAGAAAAATAGAAATATCTGATTAAATTTATAAACATTACCAAGTTTTGGACCAACTCTTTTCCCAAGTAGTGGTCAATCCTGTAGAGTTGATCTTCCTCGAATAGCTCCCCAAGTTGGGAACTCAATTCTTCTGCAGAGTCCAGGTCCCTTCCAAAGGGCTTCTCAACAATTACTCTAGTCCATCCAGCGCGAGAAGCTACAGACACAACGTTAACGTTTATCAAATTGACAAAAGTAACAGTGCAATTTAGCACAGTAGCGTGTAGTTCTGTTTTTTTTTTTCTGAGCTGAAGTAACAGCAGGTAGAAACCAGATGATCATGTCCTCGTTACTACTGCACAGCTGGAAGTGCTAAATAAAAACGTATGCATTTATTACCCTATAAAATAAAGCAAAGGAAAAGGGTCCTGATGAAGATAAAGCTTCTGAGAAAGCATAGAAAAGAAACTTACTTGGACTCATGCAATATGTTCGGATCATTTTGCACACTGAAGGGTAGACAGATGGAGGCAATGCCAAATAAAAGAGCCTACGGGAGCTTCCTGAGTTGTTTGACATCTCATAATCTGATATTTCCTTGTTCAGTTTTTCAAAACCTTCTCCACTGTCATAGGAACCACTGACATATTTTATCTGCAATACATATTAACCACAATGAAATGCATGTTGCACAAGGAATTATGAGTAGTTATATACAACAACTTACCAATTGCAAGAATTCTGAAACATGTTCCTCTGAGGCTCCTTTAAGGTATCTGTAATTTTTTGTAAAGATAAACCGTCAAGACATGCTAACATGATGGTTGAAGTTCGGTGAGTATACGAACATGCTTTGTCAGTTTCAAGAAACCACCATCTCAGTTCATATAGCATATCGCAGATCAACAGTATCCGTGCTTAAATACAGGAATAAAGTCTAATTTGGTAGACATCCGTCCTAGTATGCAAAATTACGGTAGATACAGATGCACGTATGCTTAAAAGATGCTAGAAGTGTTTAAATGCAACAGCATGATGTAAAAACCTGGAGTCATTTTTTCGAGGACACAATAGAGCCAAGAGCCTTCTTCTAAATAATGTTTTACTATGGAAAGTAAGGAGGTTTTTTGCACAACAAACACAAATTCTATGTTAGGCAACCATAGAATTAATTCCAGCCATCAGAAACTTACGCACGGATGCGCCCTCTCAACCCATCATCAGAAAGATTTGTTCTCGCATACCCCACTATATGCACTTCACCAGATTGTAAGAACCCCTGTAACACATAGCAATTAAAGTAAATAGATATTTCAACTGACCTAAAAGGTACAGTTTATATAACAGAAACTGTGCAGAAATAGCACGCAAGTAAAGACTACGTTTATGTATTTGCAAATGGTGTTAACACAGGTTGTTGTTGAATAAGTAGAATCTTAAACCATAGTTTTCCACCAGTCCGGATTAACTCCTAAAACATTTAATTCATATCCAGGAACAAAAATGGTTACAGCTGTTTGCACTTATACTTGTGTTCAGTGAATACCAATTATTCCTTTTTCTGGAATGCCTCAACTCAATGTACATTCCCTCTAACAATAGGTTTTGCAAATTGCATAAGAACAGCTAGTTATTGTCACATCACCTGCTCAAAAAGGTGGTAGAGTGCCGGGAACGTTTTCTTCTTGGCAAGATCTCCAGAAGCCCCAAGTACAACGATGGTGAGGCACCCTTGCTCCAAAGGAAGTTCTAGGTCCTTTGCTAATGAGTTGAAACTGCTTTGTCTCGATGACGCCGAGGAGTCAGTTCCCGCCATGACAAATaggatgatttttccttccttcaACAGTACACCTAACCAAGTGAGGAAGATATGGTTAAATGGTAAGATTATCTGAACTTAGCCTAACAATTGTCATGGCACTCATCGAAATGGAAGATTCAATATCAGACAAAATTAGCTAGCAGAACGTATGAATGTTTCGCTTTGTTTGGCTTATCCGATGCATTGCCAATTTATACTATTGTTGCCCTTAAAAGCTGGAAACAGAAATTGCATATGGCTAGATCCAAAATCGCATTTCCCCTGAACTATTTGTAATGCTCGGTCTACCTCACTCTTCTGATAACAGAGTGATCTCAGCTTATCTctccaacagtcaagaaacactGAAACCGTTATGCATCTAAGATCAACATAGCAGTGTTTGACGACCTCATCTAAATTTAAGAAACCAACAACCAACATGTACCATTAAGGATTACACCGATCGCAACCTTAAAGACGCTGAAATCAGTCATACAACTACTGTACACAACTCAAGTCCAATTTGCACAGCTATCAAGGAAAATAAGCCCGTGGTTGAGTCCGGAGTTTGATCTTGCAAAACTTACTTGCGGTGAAAACAGTAAGTAATTCTAGCAGCAGAACTGAACTGAAACAGGAAACCAAAACAACATTCTCTGATTCATCGCAACACACCAAACCGCTTTCCGGCAGAAAGAAGGCCCGGCGAAACATCCGAAACAGAAAAAACGTGCAGTTCCTAAATACTAGTAGTACTCCAGAGCGAAGGAACCCCGTTACACCAGGCTTAAGCTTGACCACAACTCTCGCCATTGAATGGGAGAGATCCTCAAAGAGAAAGAGAAATCTGGGAGCGACAAGAACATCTCCATCGCCGCGGTAGGCATCACGAGTACGAGATCCAACGCCGAAAAATCTCACGGACAGAAACACGGCGCGGTTTGCGGAGAGAATCTGGAAATAACCGAAGAAAAGCGCGCACAAGACGGCGACCCAACCCACCAAAAACCTCCCGAAAATCCTTGCCAGAACAGGGCAGGCAGAGCGTAGCAGAGCAAGACGGACTGCGACGAGCCGCGCCACGCCACCGATCGAGAAACCTCGGAACTACTCGCGGAAGCAAACAGGAGAGATTCTCCCACGAGAGACAAGCGAGAAGAATTGACGGCGGCCGGGGGTTGGAGATGGATCACTGACCAGTTGCGACCGAGATTCGCGCGCGCGGCGAGCGGGCGCGCCGCGTGGGAGGGAGGAGAGTTACTGCCGAGATGCTGGGTGGGTAGGAATGGGGAGGGGGGTGGCTCCTTCCTTCCTTGCCGACTGTGGTGGGATTGGCAGCTCCGCCATTTATACCCACCCACGACGGCgtcacctcggccgcctcccgcttTCGCCTCACCTGTCCACTACCTACCCGTCTTTCGGCCTGGGCAGGGGGGCTGCGTGCTCTGTGCTGTGCCA
This is a stretch of genomic DNA from Triticum aestivum cultivar Chinese Spring unplaced genomic scaffold, IWGSC CS RefSeq v2.1 scaffold185845, whole genome shotgun sequence. It encodes these proteins:
- the LOC123172285 gene encoding glucose-6-phosphate 1-dehydrogenase, cytoplasmic isoform, encoding MAGTDSSASSRQSSFNSLAKDLELPLEQGCLTIVVLGASGDLAKKKTFPALYHLFEQGFLQSGEVHIVGYARTNLSDDGLRGRIRAYLKGASEEHVSEFLQLIKYVSGSYDSGEGFEKLNKEISDYEMSNNSGSSRRLFYLALPPSVYPSVCKMIRTYCMSPTSRAGWTRVIVEKPFGRDLDSAEELSSQLGELFEEDQLYRIDHYLGKELVQNLLVLRFANRLFLPLWNRDNVDNIQIVFREDFGTDGRGGYFDQYGIIRDIIQNHLLQVFCLVAMEKPVSLKPEHIRDEKVKVLQSVNPIKDEEVVLGQYQGYKDDPTVPDDSNTPTFASIVLRVHNERWEGVPFILKAGKALNSRKAEIRVQFKDVPGDIFKCKKQGRNEFVIRLQPSEAMYMKLTVSPATCV